A single Fusobacterium hominis DNA region contains:
- a CDS encoding GIY-YIG nuclease family protein: protein MAKYYVYILRCKDGSLYTGITTNIEKRLVSHISGKGARYTRAKGVDRIELSFFCSGRSNASIIEAYIKKHNKKWKEDMIQDFIRLQCTIEKDLQIKIKKNIDTF from the coding sequence ATGGCTAAATATTATGTATACATCTTGAGATGTAAAGATGGTTCTTTATATACAGGAATTACAACAAATATAGAAAAAAGATTAGTTTCTCACATAAGTGGCAAAGGAGCAAGATATACTAGAGCAAAAGGTGTTGATAGAATAGAACTTTCATTTTTTTGTAGTGGAAGATCAAATGCATCTATAATAGAAGCTTATATAAAAAAACATAATAAAAAATGGAAAGAGGATATGATCCAAGATTTTATAAGACTTCAATGCACTATAGAAAAAGATTTACAGATAAAAATAAAAAAAAATATTGACACATTCTAA
- a CDS encoding YccF domain-containing protein, which yields MNLLLNILWLAFGGLLLSVQWLVAGLLSIILIITIPFSTGCFEMGGACLMPFGRKVVLKETLNDYSPRPISAFFWIILIGLWLAISHLLIGIASCLTFFGIPFGIQHFKLMKVAFNPYKYVLI from the coding sequence GTGAATCTCTTGTTAAATATATTATGGCTTGCTTTTGGTGGGCTGTTATTATCTGTGCAGTGGCTCGTAGCAGGGTTACTCTCGATTATATTAATTATAACTATTCCATTCAGTACAGGTTGCTTTGAAATGGGTGGAGCTTGTCTTATGCCGTTTGGGCGAAAAGTCGTATTAAAAGAAACATTAAATGACTATTCACCGAGGCCAATTAGTGCTTTTTTCTGGATAATTTTAATAGGTTTGTGGCTTGCAATTTCTCATTTATTAATAGGAATAGCCTCATGTTTGACGTTTTTTGGAATACCTTTTGGTATTCAGCATTTCAAACTAATGAAGGTAGCTTTCAACCCTTATAAATATGTACTTATTTAA
- the mgtE gene encoding magnesium transporter, with product MYNLRKALEENKLLEIKVKLNEFNPVDIANLLEDLDHEETLKAFRLLNKDLAVEVFSNLSSEKQQQLIEATSDEEISRIVSSMFLDDTVDLIEEMPAGIVSKILRNTSPAHRKLINQFLKYPDDSAGSVMTVEYVALRTDMTVKDALAKIRKYGIKNESVSDCFAVDKERKLEGIVPINQLIINADDTKIADIMTDNIEKVEVDSDQEYVAHLFRKYDLSNMPVVDKEGRLVGIITVDDIVDVIDQENTEDFQKMAAMNPSDKEYLKESVFALAKHRILWLLILMISATATGTIIRKYETTLQSVVILAAFIPMLMDTGGNAGSQSSTLVIRGLALGEIKTSDIWKILWKEFRVSLIVGIVLAGLNFLRILCFDKVELKIIIVICLSLFFTVVIAKVVGGILPIIAKKLHFDPAIMASPLITTIVDACALMIYFSTATILLHI from the coding sequence ATGTATAATCTACGAAAGGCATTGGAGGAAAATAAGCTTTTGGAAATTAAAGTAAAATTAAATGAATTCAATCCTGTGGATATTGCAAACTTATTGGAGGATCTAGACCACGAAGAAACGTTAAAAGCATTTAGATTGCTAAACAAAGATTTAGCAGTTGAGGTATTTTCAAACCTTTCCTCGGAAAAGCAACAACAGTTGATAGAAGCCACTAGTGATGAAGAAATATCAAGAATAGTAAGTTCTATGTTTTTAGATGATACTGTTGACTTGATAGAAGAGATGCCAGCTGGTATAGTATCAAAGATATTGCGAAATACTTCTCCAGCTCATAGAAAACTGATAAATCAGTTTTTAAAATACCCAGATGATAGTGCTGGAAGTGTTATGACTGTTGAATATGTTGCACTAAGAACAGATATGACTGTTAAAGACGCTCTTGCAAAGATCAGAAAATATGGAATTAAAAATGAGAGTGTTAGTGACTGTTTTGCTGTTGACAAAGAAAGAAAACTAGAGGGTATAGTTCCCATAAATCAGCTTATAATAAATGCTGATGATACTAAAATAGCAGATATTATGACTGATAATATTGAGAAAGTAGAAGTAGATTCCGATCAGGAGTATGTAGCACACCTTTTCAGAAAATACGACTTATCTAATATGCCAGTTGTAGACAAAGAGGGAAGACTTGTAGGAATTATCACAGTAGATGACATCGTAGACGTTATTGACCAGGAGAATACAGAAGATTTCCAAAAGATGGCAGCTATGAATCCATCGGATAAGGAATATTTAAAAGAGTCTGTATTTGCTCTAGCCAAGCACAGAATATTGTGGCTATTAATCCTGATGATATCAGCTACTGCGACTGGAACAATTATAAGAAAGTATGAAACTACATTGCAATCAGTAGTAATCTTAGCAGCATTTATTCCAATGCTTATGGATACTGGTGGAAATGCAGGGTCTCAATCATCTACTCTTGTAATTCGTGGACTAGCATTAGGAGAGATAAAAACTTCAGATATTTGGAAGATTTTATGGAAAGAATTTAGAGTAAGTTTAATAGTAGGAATAGTTCTTGCTGGATTAAACTTCTTAAGAATATTATGTTTTGATAAAGTAGAATTAAAAATAATAATAGTAATATGTCTAAGCTTATTTTTTACTGTTGTAATAGCTAAAGTGGTAGGTGGTATTTTGCCAATAATAGCTAAAAAGCTTCATTTTGACCCAGCTATAATGGCAAGTCCATTAATTACAACAATAGTTGATGCCTGTGCTCTTATGATTTATTTTTCTACTGCAACTATATTACTTCATATTTAA
- a CDS encoding MarR family winged helix-turn-helix transcriptional regulator encodes MKILIGLHRNVNTLDKKTSQIAGEYNLTFSQFMVLEALYSKGDMSVGEVRERILSSVGTIPLIINNLVKMNYVERLADKKDKRVCILHLTKEGRDVISKVAPKNEMMIEESMKVLDSEEKEKLVYLLKKMGGKLDGKKSENENKRF; translated from the coding sequence ATGAAAATTTTAATAGGACTTCATAGAAATGTAAATACTTTGGATAAAAAAACATCTCAAATAGCTGGAGAATATAATTTAACATTTAGTCAATTTATGGTTTTAGAAGCTCTTTATAGTAAAGGAGATATGAGTGTAGGAGAGGTAAGAGAAAGAATTTTAAGTAGCGTAGGAACTATACCTCTTATAATAAATAATTTGGTAAAAATGAACTATGTTGAAAGATTAGCTGATAAAAAAGATAAGCGTGTATGTATATTACATTTGACAAAAGAAGGTCGTGATGTAATTAGTAAAGTTGCACCTAAAAATGAGATGATGATAGAAGAAAGTATGAAAGTTTTAGATTCAGAAGAAAAGGAAAAATTAGTATATCTTTTAAAAAAAATGGGAGGGAAATTAGATGGAAAGAAAAGTGAAAACGAAAATAAGAGGTTTTAG
- a CDS encoding pirin family protein yields the protein MERKVKTKIRGFRATDGAGVNLVRVLGNQTTKEFDPILMLDSFDSTNPADYTAGFPTHPHRGIETISYVSKGKMVHRDSLGNEDGISDGEVQWMNSGSGIMHEEMVPAADRLLGVQLWLNLPAKDKMSKPSYNSIKSSDIKEIKIDGGKIRLLAGKYGDFQGYKGEHFPLDYYDIHLNANAQITLNMRQDDSVMIFTLLGDIYINGECIEEKTAVKLTEGDTVTIKNGDKNAQILYINSKALNEPIAWAGPIVMNTQEELEKAFRELRNNTFIKEKIKY from the coding sequence ATGGAAAGAAAAGTGAAAACGAAAATAAGAGGTTTTAGAGCAACAGATGGTGCAGGTGTAAATTTGGTAAGAGTTTTGGGAAATCAGACAACTAAAGAATTTGATCCCATTTTAATGCTTGATTCTTTTGATAGTACAAATCCTGCAGATTATACAGCTGGGTTTCCAACACATCCTCATAGAGGAATAGAAACAATTAGCTATGTATCAAAAGGTAAGATGGTTCATAGAGATAGTTTAGGAAATGAAGATGGTATTTCAGATGGAGAGGTTCAATGGATGAATTCTGGATCAGGTATTATGCACGAAGAAATGGTTCCAGCTGCAGATAGACTTTTAGGTGTACAGCTATGGTTAAATTTACCAGCAAAAGATAAAATGAGCAAACCAAGTTACAATAGTATTAAAAGTAGTGATATAAAAGAAATAAAAATAGATGGTGGGAAAATAAGACTTTTAGCTGGAAAATATGGAGACTTCCAAGGTTACAAAGGAGAGCATTTTCCTTTAGACTATTATGATATTCATTTAAATGCTAATGCACAAATTACACTTAATATGAGACAAGATGATTCGGTAATGATTTTTACTCTTTTAGGAGATATTTATATCAATGGCGAGTGTATAGAAGAAAAAACAGCTGTTAAACTAACAGAAGGAGATACTGTTACAATCAAAAATGGAGATAAAAATGCTCAGATTTTATATATAAACTCAAAAGCATTAAATGAACCAATTGCATGGGCAGGTCCAATTGTAATGAATACACAGGAAGAGTTAGAAAAGGCATTTAGAGAACTTAGAAATAATACTTTTATTAAGGAAAAAATAAAGTATTAG
- a CDS encoding ROK family protein, protein MKFGAIDASGNRFLCGITTENGDTIDKAVFLTETPEKTIPKVIEYFKGKAISALGLGCFGPIDLNPNSKTYGYIKATPKKGWQNFDIVGSLKKALNIPIYFDSHTNLAALGETIWGAAKDSKNTIYLTIGNGIGGGAIVENKLVHGMMHPEMGHMFINRHPRDKFIGTCHFHGGNCLEGMASIPAIERRWHKSLSSLEEDHLAWDLQSYYIGHAIVNYILVLAPEKIILGGLVMKYGNLFPKIRKEVQKLLNGYIKTEQIKNIDTYIVPPDLGEQSGFFGAVALCIRNYK, encoded by the coding sequence ATGAAATTTGGAGCTATTGATGCATCAGGAAACAGATTTCTCTGTGGAATAACCACTGAAAATGGGGATACTATTGATAAAGCTGTATTTCTCACAGAAACACCAGAAAAAACAATACCAAAGGTTATTGAATATTTCAAAGGAAAGGCTATATCTGCTTTAGGTCTTGGATGTTTTGGTCCTATTGACTTAAATCCTAATTCTAAAACATATGGATATATTAAGGCTACCCCTAAAAAAGGATGGCAAAATTTTGATATTGTCGGTTCCTTAAAAAAAGCTCTCAATATACCAATTTATTTTGACTCACACACTAATTTAGCAGCTTTAGGTGAAACTATATGGGGTGCTGCTAAAGATTCAAAAAATACTATTTATCTAACTATTGGAAATGGTATTGGTGGTGGTGCTATTGTTGAAAATAAACTTGTACACGGAATGATGCACCCTGAGATGGGGCATATGTTTATAAATAGACATCCTAGAGATAAATTTATTGGAACTTGTCATTTTCACGGGGGGAATTGTTTAGAAGGAATGGCATCTATTCCAGCTATTGAAAGAAGATGGCATAAAAGTCTTAGTTCTTTAGAAGAAGATCATTTAGCTTGGGATTTACAATCTTACTATATTGGGCATGCTATTGTAAATTATATTTTAGTTTTAGCTCCTGAAAAAATTATTTTAGGTGGCCTTGTAATGAAATATGGAAATCTATTTCCTAAGATAAGAAAAGAAGTTCAAAAACTTTTAAATGGATATATAAAAACTGAGCAGATAAAAAATATAGATACTTATATTGTACCTCCTGATCTTGGTGAACAATCTGGATTTTTTGGAGCAGTTGCACTATGTATTAGAAATTATAAATAA
- a CDS encoding chloramphenicol acetyltransferase codes for MFNKIDIDKWERAEHFKYYINLIKTNYTVTVDFDITKLCNEIEKRNLKFFPTMLYAIIKGVNLNKEFRMSYDKDGNLGYWDYCDPSYTIFHEDDHTFSDIWSKYNENFKIFYKNVAEDMQKYRNIKGIKTKLGRGDNFCPISCVPWVHYKSVSHDTYTEPGIFFPVITFGKYEKKEDKVVIPFSIFVSHAVADGWHTAKLINDVQNIIDNCSSWM; via the coding sequence ATGTTTAATAAGATAGATATAGATAAATGGGAAAGAGCAGAGCATTTTAAATACTATATAAATTTAATAAAAACTAATTATACTGTAACTGTAGATTTCGATATAACAAAGTTATGTAATGAAATAGAAAAAAGAAATCTTAAATTTTTCCCAACAATGCTTTATGCTATTATTAAAGGTGTTAATTTAAATAAAGAGTTTAGAATGTCATATGATAAAGATGGTAATTTAGGATATTGGGATTATTGTGATCCATCATATACTATATTTCATGAAGATGATCACACATTTTCAGACATTTGGAGCAAATATAATGAAAATTTTAAGATTTTTTATAAAAATGTCGCTGAAGATATGCAAAAGTATAGAAATATCAAAGGAATAAAAACTAAATTGGGACGAGGAGATAATTTTTGTCCTATTTCTTGTGTTCCTTGGGTACACTATAAATCAGTGAGCCACGATACATATACAGAGCCTGGAATATTTTTTCCAGTTATTACATTTGGAAAATATGAGAAAAAAGAGGATAAAGTTGTAATTCCTTTTTCTATATTTGTAAGTCATGCTGTTGCAGATGGCTGGCATACTGCAAAATTAATAAATGATGTTCAAAATATTATAGATAATTGTAGTAGTTGGATGTAG
- a CDS encoding 5'-methylthioadenosine/S-adenosylhomocysteine nucleosidase family protein, translated as MIYIAVAMASEAQEIIKFYNLKKDNTIKKFQVFKNSEVTLIITGIGVVNSLIAITYLLTTEDINSRDIFINLGIAGAKSREKYEIGDVVIANKILDRGNNIEIYPDMIFEHQFKEGSLQSFSHVVKDEKEVETDMVDMEGAAVKAAALFMETSRIFVIKIISDYLFNVDNNIDVQLLLKNNISQISDWIYKVASYNQNFEIEYEDYEREIIEKFILKMNLTESMKSSFLSNIKYYKLSDGDIYSLLNKYMNLEIKAKKEVKKILDEINKQIIK; from the coding sequence ATGATATATATAGCTGTTGCTATGGCAAGTGAAGCTCAGGAAATTATAAAGTTTTATAACTTAAAAAAAGATAATACTATAAAAAAATTTCAAGTCTTTAAAAATAGTGAGGTTACACTTATTATAACAGGGATAGGAGTTGTAAATAGTTTGATTGCAATAACTTATCTTTTAACTACGGAGGATATAAACTCTAGAGATATTTTTATAAATTTAGGAATAGCTGGAGCAAAGTCTAGAGAAAAGTATGAAATTGGAGATGTAGTTATAGCAAATAAAATCTTAGATAGAGGAAATAATATAGAAATATATCCAGACATGATATTTGAGCATCAGTTTAAAGAGGGAAGTTTACAGAGTTTTTCCCATGTTGTAAAAGATGAAAAAGAGGTAGAGACAGATATGGTAGATATGGAAGGAGCAGCAGTTAAAGCAGCAGCTCTTTTTATGGAAACATCTAGAATTTTTGTTATTAAAATCATATCAGATTATCTTTTTAATGTAGATAACAATATAGATGTTCAACTGCTTCTTAAAAATAATATCTCACAAATAAGCGATTGGATTTATAAAGTTGCAAGTTACAATCAAAATTTTGAGATAGAGTATGAAGATTATGAAAGAGAAATAATTGAGAAATTTATATTAAAAATGAATCTTACAGAGAGTATGAAAAGTAGCTTTTTAAGCAATATAAAATATTATAAACTTTCTGATGGAGATATTTATTCTCTTTTAAATAAGTACATGAATCTAGAAATAAAAGCGAAAAAAGAGGTGAAAAAAATACTAGATGAAATCAACAAACAAATTATTAAATAA
- a CDS encoding SPL family radical SAM protein — translation MKSTNKLLNNSFSHIYIEKEAYNFPMTSEILSKFKNAVNVEIDDYKKLFSRTRQNFILQKKTPKLILAVKKDKYLYEGAKVCESFGNENFYYISSVLNCVYDCEYCYLQGVYSSANIVVFVNIEDMFDEVKEVLKEKSMYICISYDTDLLAMENVLGIVKKWYEFSKEHSNLKIELRTKSANISLFSNLKANPNFIVAWTLSPEEIAQKYENGTPELVKRVDAAAKLIKNGWTVRLCFDPTIYTENFKEIYGNMVEYTFSKINSKDILDISIGTFRISKEYLKRMKKNREKSKILYYPFECRDGVYSYPEDKMEKMLEFMRKKVLEFADKDKIFI, via the coding sequence ATGAAATCAACAAACAAATTATTAAATAATAGTTTTTCACATATTTATATAGAAAAAGAAGCCTATAATTTTCCAATGACAAGTGAGATATTATCAAAATTTAAAAATGCAGTAAATGTAGAAATAGATGATTACAAGAAGTTATTTTCAAGGACTAGGCAAAATTTTATTTTACAGAAAAAAACACCTAAATTAATACTTGCAGTAAAAAAGGATAAGTATTTATATGAAGGGGCTAAAGTTTGTGAGAGCTTTGGAAATGAAAATTTCTATTATATTTCCTCTGTATTAAACTGTGTGTATGATTGTGAATATTGCTATTTACAAGGAGTTTATTCTTCTGCAAATATAGTTGTTTTTGTAAATATAGAGGATATGTTTGATGAAGTGAAAGAGGTATTAAAAGAAAAGAGCATGTATATATGTATTTCTTATGACACAGATCTGCTAGCTATGGAAAATGTATTGGGAATAGTAAAAAAATGGTATGAGTTTTCAAAAGAACATTCAAATTTAAAAATAGAACTAAGAACAAAATCAGCAAATATCTCTTTATTTAGCAATTTAAAAGCAAATCCTAACTTTATAGTGGCATGGACACTGTCTCCGGAAGAGATTGCTCAAAAATATGAAAATGGGACACCAGAGCTTGTAAAAAGAGTAGATGCAGCAGCAAAACTAATAAAAAATGGTTGGACTGTTAGATTATGTTTTGATCCTACTATATATACAGAAAATTTTAAAGAGATATATGGCAATATGGTAGAGTATACTTTTTCTAAAATAAATTCAAAAGACATTTTAGATATAAGTATCGGAACTTTTAGAATTTCAAAAGAGTATTTAAAAAGAATGAAAAAGAATAGAGAAAAATCAAAGATACTTTATTACCCTTTTGAATGTAGAGACGGAGTCTATAGCTATCCAGAGGATAAAATGGAGAAAATGCTTGAGTTTATGAGAAAAAAAGTGTTGGAATTTGCAGATAAAGATAAGATATTTATATAG
- a CDS encoding SDR family NAD(P)-dependent oxidoreductase gives MKKALVTGATSGIGHAIVEKLLELGYFVYGVGRDFSKVNFGENFEGIQCDLFKYQNIESMIRELRKKAEIDLLINSAGVGYFGPHEEINASKLHKMITLNLEAPIILTQLLLRDLKKNKGTIINISSITAKKSSVFGCAYSATKAGLGHFSESLFDEIRKTGVKVVCVYPDITKTPFYDDLNFSQGEDPQSYILPECVAGGVETILSQRDGTVITQLLLQPQKHMIKRK, from the coding sequence ATGAAAAAAGCATTAGTTACAGGTGCTACTTCTGGAATAGGGCACGCAATTGTAGAAAAATTATTAGAACTTGGATATTTTGTATATGGAGTTGGACGAGATTTTTCTAAAGTTAATTTTGGAGAAAACTTTGAAGGAATCCAGTGCGATTTATTTAAATATCAAAATATAGAATCTATGATAAGAGAACTTAGAAAAAAAGCAGAAATTGATTTGTTGATAAATAGTGCTGGAGTTGGTTATTTTGGGCCTCATGAGGAGATAAATGCCAGTAAATTACATAAGATGATAACATTAAATTTAGAAGCTCCCATTATACTGACACAACTTCTTTTAAGAGATTTGAAAAAAAATAAAGGAACAATTATTAATATATCTTCTATTACAGCTAAAAAGTCTAGTGTATTTGGATGTGCTTACTCAGCTACAAAAGCTGGACTTGGACATTTTTCTGAAAGTCTTTTTGATGAAATTAGAAAAACAGGAGTAAAAGTTGTTTGCGTATATCCTGATATAACTAAGACACCATTTTATGACGACCTTAATTTTAGCCAAGGAGAAGATCCTCAAAGCTATATTCTTCCAGAATGTGTAGCAGGTGGTGTTGAGACTATACTTTCTCAAAGAGATGGAACCGTAATTACGCAACTTTTGCTGCAGCCACAAAAACATATGATCAAAAGAAAATAA
- a CDS encoding ferritin family protein, producing MAKWRCTVCGEIITDETLTVCPVCKAPKSKWELVQEGEGKVWATEHKIGEGMACGDEEIIAGLKANFAGECTEVGMYLAMSRAADREGYPEIAEAYKRIAFEEAEHAAKFAELLGEVVSPSSEENLTKRVEAEFGATSGKFDLAKRAKQLGFDAIHDTVHEMAKDEARHGKAFAGLLKRHFGKEVK from the coding sequence ATGGCTAAATGGAGATGTACTGTTTGTGGGGAAATTATAACTGATGAAACTTTAACTGTGTGTCCTGTATGTAAGGCACCAAAATCTAAATGGGAATTAGTTCAAGAAGGAGAAGGAAAAGTTTGGGCAACTGAACATAAAATCGGTGAAGGAATGGCTTGCGGAGATGAAGAAATCATTGCTGGATTAAAAGCTAACTTTGCAGGAGAATGTACAGAAGTTGGAATGTACCTTGCAATGTCAAGAGCTGCAGATAGAGAAGGATATCCAGAAATCGCAGAAGCTTACAAAAGAATAGCTTTTGAAGAAGCTGAACATGCTGCTAAATTTGCTGAATTATTAGGAGAAGTTGTATCACCTTCATCTGAAGAAAACTTAACTAAGAGAGTAGAAGCTGAATTTGGAGCTACTTCAGGAAAATTTGATCTAGCTAAGAGAGCAAAACAATTAGGATTTGACGCTATCCATGACACAGTTCATGAAATGGCTAAAGACGAAGCTAGACATGGAAAAGCTTTCGCAGGATTATTAAAAAGACACTTCGGTAAAGAAGTAAAATAG
- a CDS encoding winged helix-turn-helix transcriptional regulator — translation MEIDYEFFYFLRRKWSIPIILTLERTHTIRISELKKLFPNSTEKMLIETLELLLKNKIIKKKEYEVYPKHTEYKLTSYGVVISEILKEIQNRYNEYKDII, via the coding sequence TTGGAAATCGATTATGAATTTTTTTACTTTTTGAGAAGAAAATGGAGTATACCCATAATATTGACTTTGGAGAGAACACACACCATAAGAATTTCAGAATTAAAAAAACTTTTTCCAAATTCAACAGAAAAAATGTTAATAGAAACATTAGAATTACTGTTAAAAAATAAGATAATAAAAAAGAAAGAATACGAGGTTTATCCGAAACATACAGAGTATAAGTTAACTTCTTATGGAGTGGTTATTTCAGAAATATTAAAAGAAATACAAAACAGATATAATGAGTATAAAGATATAATTTAA
- a CDS encoding fimbria/pilus periplasmic chaperone, whose amino-acid sequence MKYIFIFFLLVKIVLAYTNIAPLYFDEKIDGDGGYKEYILTNNTQRTLKYRIYAEKKENDLDMTSWTEIYPKVISLKPGQREKVKVFIQAPKSTNNGEYITNFCIKEIEYPNSETRQKLQVFTNLKIELAGFVGEDLGKVKMSKVGLDEISIENIGYKREKLCIYFVKENNEVILVDSIRVFKGETKTIKNKIFKDEVGKIRILDKNENILLETIIN is encoded by the coding sequence ATGAAATATATATTCATATTTTTTTTATTAGTAAAAATAGTTTTGGCATATACCAATATTGCACCACTTTATTTTGATGAGAAAATAGATGGAGATGGTGGATATAAAGAATACATACTAACAAACAATACACAGAGAACGTTGAAGTATAGAATTTATGCAGAAAAAAAAGAAAATGATTTAGATATGACTTCTTGGACGGAAATTTATCCTAAAGTTATAAGCTTAAAGCCAGGACAACGCGAAAAAGTAAAAGTTTTTATTCAGGCACCTAAAAGCACAAATAATGGGGAATATATAACTAATTTTTGTATAAAAGAAATTGAATATCCTAATAGTGAAACAAGACAAAAATTACAGGTTTTTACAAATTTAAAAATAGAATTGGCCGGGTTTGTAGGAGAAGATTTAGGAAAAGTAAAAATGAGTAAGGTTGGATTAGATGAAATATCTATAGAAAATATTGGTTATAAAAGAGAAAAGTTATGTATTTATTTTGTAAAAGAAAATAATGAAGTTATTTTGGTTGACTCAATAAGAGTTTTTAAAGGAGAAACTAAAACAATAAAAAATAAAATTTTTAAAGATGAAGTTGGAAAGATCAGGATATTAGATAAAAATGAAAATATTTTATTAGAAACTATTATCAATTAA
- a CDS encoding DUF2238 domain-containing protein, with product MKKLHILLLVIVITALCISAINPYEKLTWLLEVAPAIIGILILGATYKKFKFTNLTYTLIAVEMLILIIGGHYTYAKVPLFDILKDELGLSRNYYDRIGHLAQGFIPAMIIREILIRFNIVNGRKWIQFIVISLCLALSATYELLEFAVAKAIGQSAEAFLGTQGDVWDTQWDMLCAFIGASLSVYLLSKRQDKEIISIEKVGE from the coding sequence ATGAAAAAATTACATATTTTGTTACTTGTTATAGTTATTACTGCACTTTGCATTTCTGCTATTAATCCATATGAAAAATTAACTTGGTTATTAGAGGTAGCACCTGCAATAATAGGTATTTTAATTTTAGGAGCAACTTATAAAAAATTTAAATTTACAAATTTAACTTATACTTTGATAGCAGTAGAGATGCTAATATTAATAATAGGGGGACATTACACATATGCTAAGGTACCTCTATTTGATATACTAAAAGATGAATTAGGATTATCAAGAAATTATTATGATAGAATAGGACATTTAGCTCAAGGATTTATCCCTGCAATGATAATAAGAGAAATTCTGATTAGATTTAATATTGTAAATGGGAGAAAGTGGATACAATTTATAGTTATATCACTTTGTCTTGCTCTTAGTGCAACTTATGAACTTTTAGAGTTTGCAGTTGCAAAAGCTATAGGACAATCAGCAGAGGCATTTTTAGGAACTCAAGGTGATGTTTGGGATACACAATGGGATATGTTATGTGCTTTTATTGGAGCTAGTTTATCTGTGTATCTCTTAAGTAAAAGACAAGATAAAGAAATAATATCTATAGAAAAAGTAGGAGAATGA
- the tnpA gene encoding IS200/IS605 family transposase gives MELDSNCHSVFLLYYHLVLVVKYRRNVFDDTISEFAKDMFVRIGVPYHITLVQWNHDKDHVHIMFKAHPKTELTKFINAYKSASSRIIKKEFPHIRKYLWKEMFWSKSFCLLTTGGAPIEVIKKYIEEQGQKSK, from the coding sequence ATGGAATTAGATAGTAATTGCCATTCAGTATTTTTGCTGTATTATCACTTAGTTCTTGTAGTAAAATATAGAAGAAATGTATTTGATGATACAATTTCTGAATTTGCTAAAGATATGTTTGTAAGAATTGGAGTTCCATATCATATTACTTTAGTACAATGGAATCACGATAAAGACCACGTACATATAATGTTCAAGGCTCATCCCAAAACAGAATTGACTAAATTCATAAATGCATATAAATCAGCAAGTTCTAGGATAATAAAAAAAGAATTTCCACATATAAGAAAATATCTGTGGAAAGAAATGTTTTGGTCTAAAAGTTTTTGTTTGTTGACTACTGGAGGAGCTCCTATTGAAGTCATAAAAAAATATATAGAGGAACAAGGGCAGAAGAGTAAATAA